A DNA window from candidate division KSB1 bacterium contains the following coding sequences:
- a CDS encoding potassium transporter KefB has translation PSATRRITELAHKLNPAVHLIVRTRYLQEMQPLHELGANEVIPEEFETSVEIFSRVLVKYLIPRDEIEKFIAEVRAGEYEIFRSLSIGSAVLSDLKRHLPDVDICTLRVDDTSAVVGKSLVQIGLRQKYGVTLLAIRRDSQMMSNLSGEAKICAGDLLIVLGQTDEIAAATRLFRNPQKGESIS, from the coding sequence TCCTTCGGCTACTCGTAGAATTACTGAACTCGCTCACAAACTCAACCCGGCGGTTCATCTAATCGTGCGAACGCGTTATCTGCAGGAAATGCAGCCGCTACATGAGTTAGGAGCCAACGAAGTCATTCCCGAGGAATTTGAAACATCTGTTGAAATCTTTTCCCGGGTTTTGGTGAAATACCTAATACCGCGAGACGAAATTGAAAAATTCATCGCCGAAGTCCGTGCCGGCGAATACGAAATATTTCGAAGTCTTTCAATAGGGTCGGCGGTGCTTTCCGATTTGAAGCGCCATCTTCCCGATGTCGATATCTGTACACTTCGTGTAGATGATACATCCGCGGTCGTTGGCAAATCCTTAGTTCAGATCGGCTTGAGACAAAAATACGGCGTGACGTTACTGGCAATCCGCCGGGATTCACAAATGATGTCCAACCTGAGCGGAGAGGCCAAAATTTGTGCCGGCGATCTCCTGATTGTCCTTGGGCAAACAGATGAAATTGCCGCGGCCACGCGCTTATTTCGAAATCCACAAAAAGGAGAGTCAATTTCGTGA